From a region of the Tenggerimyces flavus genome:
- a CDS encoding recombinase family protein has product MAAARALVEPHGRIIAEYYDAGVSGVGEWADRPDAYSLLQSIQTPAVHEATAGLRLDAVVVYDVSRVSRRGDDFAELHGAMLRAGIELWTVAGNGPLSNWTSPLV; this is encoded by the coding sequence TTGGCGGCTGCCCGCGCGCTGGTCGAACCCCACGGCCGCATCATTGCCGAGTACTACGACGCCGGAGTGTCAGGCGTCGGCGAGTGGGCAGACAGGCCGGACGCATACAGCTTGCTCCAATCGATCCAAACGCCCGCGGTCCACGAGGCCACCGCAGGGCTACGGTTAGACGCGGTCGTGGTCTACGACGTTTCCCGAGTGTCCCGCCGTGGGGACGACTTCGCGGAGCTGCACGGCGCCATGCTCCGCGCCGGGATCGAGCTATGGACAGTTGCCGGCAACGGGCCACTCTCGAACTGGACCTCCCCGCTCGTGTGA
- a CDS encoding RHS repeat-associated core domain-containing protein, producing the protein MALVIPPEGVATAEAAEPAGVNPSEQVALESTPPAAGEYVPLQPARIVDSRTGLGGATGQLGEAESRTYTVTGVGGVPSSGVSAVALAVTSVNSTADSGLTLWPTGETRPSTASLTITAGKPVTNTVITKIGPGGQVEVFNRWGDTHVVFDVEGFFTDNTVTTAGGTFVPLTHTRIFDTRIGLGGPQTPLQAGVARDVTVLGVGGVPAANVSAVAVNFTMVDATVDTNLISWPAGQTRPSVSTLQVGASRAMSALAQVKVGTGGKISVYTGSGQVDLIVDVEGYYLDNTQTGRDLYVPITPDRINNQGPMSSGGVRGIKILGATRYLQPGVQVIPPAGVTAVVLSVTAIDPQGSGFFTVWPSGAVRPAMSTLSYTAADANVTNTVIVKPGSNGYISILSSGGRPGTTVDVQGYFQKLAPPPPPATTVTSSTHPRNAWTATAAASFTFASSSTAVTRYVYAVDDETMAAPESVATTSGASKTVSITPGDGWHTLYVRSVDFANNVSPVATYVFGTTPGITSPESNGRTPRFAKLSATAANSFTGVTWKYRRGESQSWQTIRPEHVTVDSQPVSAWPVPVTAGSGPTANVPAVEWNMPATIFGVEATVSLQACFTPGSGGATENCTTDAVSVTLDKTDVVGSSEDAGPGSVSPLSGNMSVSETDASIDSFGSDLTLSRTFNTLTPNATPEGAPQLLSENQTEVETDTSGFVTRLAPGVTLTSSTPAASGGKALRITPSGASATDIDTYAAIGANGGSMALGMKAGHSYSFSTMIYVPSATGIDTGGQPRVLRAVLYYKVGADPYVEVPTNLPTVVDTWVPLRLRASLPAGTTEAFIRLYNGRPTNATTKPVLYDSMSLVEEGIFGPGWVSSMSVDAAAADWTGLTDRGFNVSVTDSEGAVTTFAKKSDGTYAATGEDATTDDRLTTVGGGANGPAEFRIGDLDGNTTVFTPAIAFNAPPKENAPHTYRIARVIQPGSNQNTTYTYDAEGRATQMLAPLPPGVASCTTWVAGCKALQFGYDPAGHLTAVTFRTTTATGAELKVDVACYAYDTTSGRLLQTWDPRTVSGAGTGTQPIACNPATPVLPTTYTYDATGRFASERPAGLQAWSLGYDTAGRVHTVSRTHNPANGSGTERTTFEYAVPRTPDTSNPAFRPDLSTTAKVGAWGQKTVPVTATAVFGPGDTASRTDLREATVTYIDADGRTTNTAEYTGPSNGAGEAGWAITTTEYDKHGNTVRELSAANRAMAMDTTRELSSDYTSTDVAVRALALSQVSIYSPDGKDVTDTYGPFRDVVLPDGTTAGAREHTHTDYDTGAELAHPAGDLLHLVTSTYTAASLSPTTAPTNEQDKRTTRNDYALSTTDATGWTFRTPMRVVQDPDGIASTTITRYDPDSGLAIESRMPSETSGGGPGTTETIYYTSGTNPRDATCGNKPAWANLACVTKPANPNPGVAGLPQLVITRVTAYDYLNRPTTTTDSVIDAGGTTRTRTDTTTFDNAGYSTRTASSQTTGGIGTAIPTQTTSYDTTTGAVSSVTDGTSTSTTTYDDFGRVKTYTDSAEATGDARNIVTTTYDGAGRVATVADAKTTVTNTYNQNGDPRDHPTSMTVSGITGAFTGRYDIEGRLIEQTWPNGLIHTASFDAEGEQLTKRQAQDQTWLEETVAPNIHGQWRTQNSTGANVYRDQTNTYDALGRLALTGDNGSGSCLSRRYQFNANSNRTARITYGVGSDGKCQSTTPQATQTSTYDSADRLQPAGTHAGLAYDAYGRITILPAADTTAGTGNLTATYYTNDLVRSLTQDGTTLTYGLDNAARLKTWTNSGSGVVKTNHFNDTSSDSPDWISETTDHTQWTRNITDLGGNLAATANQTGTVTWQTVNLHGDVTATTNGTATEPDANYSTDEYGVPIGATTPSRYGWLGGKQRSSETLAGLTLMGVRLYAAALGRFLQTDPVPGGNLNAYTYPLDPVNEFDLDGKRKKRKCRGWCKFLRRASTVAGFAAMGACIFATAGLCLGAAVAAAAASAAWNYYQYRKGWQSGKSALINTGIDVVGTRFRALRNYKHIARHAGKARRFWKFKYKSKRRFVSHNRSLRYAWSKHRYRSTWRTGVQLYYGYRSYRNGW; encoded by the coding sequence GTGGCGTTGGTGATTCCGCCGGAAGGAGTCGCCACAGCCGAGGCTGCCGAACCCGCAGGAGTGAATCCGTCGGAACAGGTGGCATTGGAGTCGACTCCGCCGGCTGCGGGGGAGTATGTCCCGCTGCAACCGGCGCGGATCGTGGACTCGAGGACCGGCCTGGGCGGGGCGACAGGCCAGTTGGGCGAAGCAGAATCCCGCACCTACACCGTGACCGGTGTGGGTGGAGTGCCGTCGTCGGGTGTGTCGGCGGTGGCGCTCGCAGTGACCTCAGTCAACTCCACGGCAGATTCGGGCCTGACGCTCTGGCCAACCGGTGAGACGAGGCCGTCGACGGCATCGTTGACCATCACTGCGGGCAAGCCAGTGACGAACACCGTGATCACCAAAATCGGGCCCGGTGGCCAGGTCGAGGTGTTCAACCGCTGGGGCGACACCCACGTGGTGTTCGACGTGGAAGGTTTCTTCACCGACAACACCGTGACCACCGCAGGCGGCACATTCGTCCCGCTGACACACACCCGAATCTTCGACACCCGCATCGGCCTGGGCGGACCGCAGACCCCGCTGCAGGCCGGAGTGGCCCGCGACGTGACGGTACTCGGCGTGGGTGGGGTGCCGGCGGCGAACGTGTCCGCGGTGGCGGTGAACTTCACCATGGTGGACGCGACCGTCGACACCAACTTGATTTCGTGGCCGGCCGGTCAGACCAGGCCGAGCGTGTCCACGTTGCAGGTCGGCGCCAGCCGCGCGATGTCTGCTCTGGCGCAGGTGAAGGTTGGCACCGGCGGCAAGATCTCCGTCTACACCGGGTCGGGCCAGGTGGACCTGATCGTCGACGTCGAGGGCTACTACCTGGACAACACCCAGACCGGCCGCGACCTGTATGTGCCGATCACGCCGGACCGGATCAACAACCAAGGCCCGATGAGCTCCGGCGGCGTACGCGGGATCAAGATCCTCGGCGCCACCCGCTACCTGCAGCCCGGGGTGCAGGTCATCCCACCAGCCGGCGTAACCGCGGTGGTGTTGTCGGTGACCGCGATCGACCCGCAGGGCTCAGGCTTCTTCACGGTCTGGCCGTCGGGTGCGGTGCGTCCGGCGATGTCGACCCTGTCCTACACGGCGGCTGATGCGAACGTGACGAATACGGTGATCGTCAAACCCGGCTCGAACGGCTACATCAGCATCCTCTCCTCCGGCGGACGACCCGGGACCACCGTCGATGTGCAGGGCTACTTCCAGAAGCTCGCGCCACCGCCCCCGCCGGCGACCACGGTGACGAGCTCGACCCACCCGCGGAACGCGTGGACGGCGACGGCGGCCGCGTCGTTCACGTTCGCCTCCTCGAGCACGGCCGTGACGCGGTACGTGTATGCGGTTGACGACGAGACGATGGCCGCACCGGAATCGGTTGCCACGACGAGCGGGGCATCGAAGACAGTGTCGATCACGCCGGGAGATGGCTGGCACACCCTGTATGTGCGTTCTGTCGATTTCGCCAACAACGTATCGCCGGTGGCGACCTATGTGTTCGGCACGACACCGGGCATAACGAGCCCGGAGTCGAATGGCCGCACACCGAGGTTCGCGAAACTGTCCGCGACGGCGGCGAACTCGTTCACCGGTGTGACCTGGAAGTACCGGCGTGGCGAGTCCCAGTCCTGGCAGACCATCCGGCCCGAGCATGTGACGGTGGACTCGCAGCCGGTATCGGCGTGGCCGGTGCCAGTGACCGCCGGATCCGGGCCGACGGCGAACGTGCCCGCCGTCGAGTGGAACATGCCCGCCACTATCTTCGGCGTCGAAGCCACGGTGTCGCTGCAGGCCTGCTTCACCCCCGGTAGCGGCGGCGCAACAGAGAACTGTACCACCGACGCGGTGTCGGTGACGCTGGACAAGACCGATGTGGTCGGCTCATCGGAGGACGCTGGCCCGGGCTCGGTGTCGCCGTTGTCGGGGAACATGTCGGTGTCGGAGACCGACGCGTCGATCGACTCGTTCGGTTCGGACCTGACCTTGTCCCGCACCTTTAACACCCTTACCCCGAACGCGACGCCGGAGGGTGCGCCGCAGTTGCTGTCGGAGAACCAGACCGAGGTCGAGACCGACACCAGCGGGTTCGTCACCCGACTGGCGCCAGGCGTCACGCTGACCTCGTCGACGCCGGCCGCCAGCGGGGGCAAGGCGTTGCGGATCACCCCGTCCGGCGCGTCAGCCACCGATATCGACACCTATGCCGCGATCGGCGCCAACGGCGGCTCGATGGCACTCGGGATGAAGGCCGGGCACAGCTACAGCTTCTCGACCATGATCTACGTGCCATCGGCGACCGGGATCGACACAGGTGGGCAGCCGCGGGTGCTGCGCGCCGTTCTGTACTACAAGGTCGGCGCGGATCCCTATGTTGAGGTGCCGACGAACCTGCCGACGGTGGTGGACACCTGGGTTCCGCTTCGGCTGCGGGCCTCGCTGCCGGCGGGGACGACGGAGGCGTTCATCCGCCTCTACAACGGACGCCCCACCAACGCCACCACCAAACCGGTGCTCTATGACTCGATGAGCCTGGTCGAGGAAGGCATCTTCGGCCCGGGCTGGGTGTCCAGCATGTCCGTCGACGCCGCCGCGGCGGACTGGACCGGCCTGACCGACCGCGGCTTCAACGTTTCCGTCACCGACTCCGAGGGCGCGGTGACCACGTTCGCCAAGAAGAGCGACGGCACCTACGCAGCGACCGGCGAGGATGCCACCACCGACGACAGGCTCACGACCGTGGGTGGTGGTGCGAACGGGCCGGCCGAGTTCCGGATCGGCGACCTGGACGGCAACACCACCGTGTTCACCCCGGCGATCGCGTTCAACGCGCCACCGAAGGAGAACGCACCCCACACCTACCGGATCGCTCGGGTGATCCAGCCCGGGTCGAACCAGAACACCACCTACACCTACGACGCCGAAGGCCGCGCCACCCAGATGCTCGCCCCCCTCCCACCGGGAGTGGCGTCCTGCACGACGTGGGTGGCTGGCTGTAAGGCACTGCAGTTCGGCTACGACCCCGCCGGCCATCTCACCGCGGTCACGTTCCGTACCACCACCGCGACCGGTGCGGAGCTGAAGGTCGACGTCGCCTGCTACGCCTACGACACCACCAGCGGCAGACTGCTGCAGACGTGGGACCCACGCACCGTGTCCGGCGCCGGAACCGGAACCCAACCCATCGCCTGCAACCCAGCAACCCCCGTGCTGCCCACCACCTACACCTACGACGCCACCGGCCGATTCGCCAGCGAAAGGCCGGCGGGGCTCCAAGCCTGGAGCCTCGGCTACGACACCGCCGGCCGCGTCCACACCGTGAGCCGGACGCACAACCCGGCCAACGGCAGCGGCACCGAACGAACCACCTTCGAATACGCCGTGCCCCGCACCCCCGACACCAGCAACCCGGCCTTCCGGCCCGACCTTTCCACCACGGCCAAGGTCGGTGCCTGGGGCCAGAAGACCGTACCAGTCACCGCGACCGCGGTCTTCGGACCAGGTGACACCGCGTCGCGGACCGACTTGCGCGAGGCGACCGTCACCTACATCGACGCCGATGGCCGCACCACGAATACTGCCGAGTACACCGGCCCCAGCAACGGCGCCGGCGAAGCCGGCTGGGCCATCACCACCACCGAGTACGACAAGCACGGCAACACAGTCCGTGAACTGTCCGCGGCCAATCGGGCCATGGCGATGGACACGACCCGGGAGCTGTCGTCGGACTACACCTCCACCGACGTCGCCGTCCGCGCCCTGGCGCTGTCGCAGGTCAGCATCTACAGCCCGGACGGCAAAGACGTCACCGACACCTACGGCCCGTTCCGCGACGTCGTCCTCCCCGACGGCACCACCGCCGGAGCCCGCGAACACACCCACACCGACTACGACACCGGCGCCGAGCTCGCCCACCCCGCCGGCGATCTCCTCCACCTGGTCACGTCGACATACACCGCGGCCAGCCTCTCGCCGACCACGGCGCCGACGAACGAGCAGGACAAACGCACGACCCGCAACGATTACGCCCTCTCTACCACTGACGCCACCGGCTGGACCTTCCGCACACCCATGCGCGTCGTCCAAGACCCCGACGGCATCGCCTCCACCACTATCACCCGCTACGACCCCGACTCCGGGCTCGCGATCGAATCCCGGATGCCATCCGAAACCAGTGGTGGCGGACCCGGCACTACCGAAACCATCTACTACACCAGCGGCACCAACCCACGCGACGCCACGTGCGGAAACAAACCCGCCTGGGCCAACCTCGCCTGCGTCACCAAACCCGCCAACCCCAACCCCGGCGTCGCCGGCTTGCCGCAGCTGGTCATCACCCGCGTCACGGCCTACGACTACCTGAACCGACCCACCACCACGACCGACTCCGTGATCGACGCCGGCGGCACGACCCGCACCCGCACCGACACCACCACGTTCGACAATGCCGGCTACTCCACGCGCACCGCCTCGAGCCAAACCACAGGCGGCATCGGCACCGCCATCCCGACCCAGACCACCAGCTACGACACGACAACCGGGGCCGTATCCTCGGTCACCGACGGCACCAGCACCTCAACAACGACCTACGACGACTTCGGCCGCGTCAAGACCTACACCGACTCAGCCGAAGCCACCGGCGACGCCCGCAACATCGTCACCACCACCTACGACGGCGCCGGCCGGGTCGCCACCGTCGCCGACGCCAAGACCACCGTCACCAACACCTACAACCAAAACGGCGACCCCCGCGACCACCCCACCTCGATGACCGTCTCCGGCATCACCGGCGCCTTCACCGGCCGCTACGACATCGAAGGCCGACTCATCGAACAAACCTGGCCCAACGGACTCATCCACACAGCCTCCTTCGACGCCGAAGGCGAACAACTCACCAAACGCCAGGCGCAAGACCAAACCTGGCTCGAAGAAACCGTCGCACCCAACATCCACGGCCAATGGCGAACCCAAAACTCCACCGGCGCCAACGTCTACCGCGACCAGACCAACACCTACGACGCACTCGGCCGACTGGCATTGACCGGCGACAACGGCTCAGGCTCATGCCTGTCCCGCCGGTACCAGTTCAACGCCAACTCCAACCGCACCGCCCGCATCACCTACGGCGTCGGCTCCGACGGCAAATGCCAATCCACCACCCCGCAGGCCACCCAAACCTCGACCTACGACTCTGCGGACCGCCTGCAGCCGGCTGGTACCCATGCGGGTCTGGCCTACGACGCCTACGGCCGCATCACCATTCTCCCCGCGGCCGACACCACCGCCGGCACCGGCAACCTCACCGCCACCTACTACACCAACGACCTCGTCCGCAGCCTCACACAAGACGGAACCACCCTCACCTACGGCCTCGACAACGCTGCCCGACTCAAGACCTGGACCAACTCAGGCTCAGGCGTCGTCAAGACCAACCACTTCAACGACACCTCCTCCGACTCACCCGACTGGATATCCGAGACCACGGACCACACCCAATGGACACGCAACATCACCGACCTTGGTGGCAATCTGGCCGCCACGGCTAACCAGACCGGCACCGTCACGTGGCAGACCGTCAACCTCCACGGGGACGTCACCGCCACCACCAACGGAACCGCCACCGAACCCGACGCCAACTATTCGACCGACGAATACGGCGTCCCCATCGGGGCCACTACACCCAGCCGCTACGGCTGGCTCGGCGGCAAACAACGCTCGAGCGAGACCCTCGCAGGCCTCACTCTCATGGGTGTCCGGCTTTACGCAGCTGCGCTCGGCCGCTTCCTCCAGACCGACCCCGTACCCGGCGGCAACCTCAACGCGTACACGTATCCCCTCGACCCTGTCAACGAGTTCGACCTCGACGGCAAACGAAAGAAGCGCAAGTGTCGCGGATGGTGCAAGTTCCTTAGGAGGGCCTCAACGGTGGCCGGCTTCGCCGCAATGGGTGCGTGCATCTTCGCGACGGCCGGCCTCTGCCTCGGTGCGGCAGTGGCCGCTGCCGCAGCGAGTGCCGCCTGGAACTACTACCAGTACCGCAAGGGCTGGCAGAGTGGAAAGTCGGCGCTTATCAATACGGGCATCGATGTTGTCGGTACGCGATTCAGAGCACTGAGAAACTACAAGCACATCGCGCGGCACGCTGGGAAAGCAAGACGCTTCTGGAAGTTCAAGTACAAGAGCAAGAGACGCTTCGTCAGCCACAACAGGTCACTTCGCTACGCTTGGTCCAAGCATCGCTATCGGTCCACATGGCGAACAGGGGTCCAGCTCTACTACGGATACCGTTCATACAGGAACGGCTGGTGA
- a CDS encoding glycosyl hydrolase family 28-related protein, translated as MDHGAVGDGVADDTAAIQSAIDSAISAAQPRPRRVIFPAGTYRTTATLTAAGSVEICGEGPERTVLVPPAVATGISLGSTTPGQSQPHGLVLRDFTVRGTGTTANPMIDIQQYGRKWVVERVHFDNGFGDRPGLRVSTSWVGTIRDCNFWKFGTEGTASNRAAIIVKPQRIGTGVGALGPINNLVIDGCAFERVQTGIDLHDPAETGTTTTIYSVDIRNPRFKNSATSGSMPNSIGIRSGNNNTFNVQVSAPFFEDFAVGMVVRGWGWIIDAPFGQSAATLIDLVAGGGHSIRGMVLQGATDNRIGTGVHCRSTISGNCELRLWKSVGAAGTVDNSWIDDTAGRLAVIAA; from the coding sequence ATGGACCATGGCGCCGTCGGTGACGGGGTGGCCGACGATACGGCGGCGATCCAATCCGCCATAGATTCCGCGATCAGCGCCGCCCAGCCGCGTCCGCGGCGGGTGATCTTCCCCGCCGGCACCTACCGCACAACAGCGACTCTCACCGCCGCCGGGTCGGTCGAGATCTGCGGCGAAGGTCCGGAACGCACCGTGCTCGTGCCACCCGCCGTTGCGACCGGAATCTCCCTCGGAAGCACAACCCCGGGACAGAGTCAGCCACACGGACTGGTGCTGCGGGACTTCACCGTCCGTGGAACCGGTACGACCGCGAACCCGATGATCGACATCCAGCAGTACGGGCGCAAATGGGTCGTCGAACGTGTCCACTTCGACAATGGATTCGGTGACCGTCCCGGCCTCCGCGTCTCGACATCGTGGGTCGGCACGATCCGGGACTGCAACTTCTGGAAGTTCGGCACCGAAGGTACCGCTAGCAACCGCGCGGCGATCATCGTCAAGCCCCAGCGTATCGGCACCGGCGTCGGCGCCTTGGGCCCGATCAACAACCTCGTCATCGATGGTTGTGCCTTCGAACGTGTACAGACCGGGATCGACCTGCACGACCCGGCCGAGACCGGTACCACCACGACTATCTACAGCGTTGACATCAGGAACCCGCGGTTTAAGAACTCAGCAACCAGCGGCTCCATGCCCAACTCGATCGGCATCCGCAGCGGCAACAACAACACGTTCAACGTGCAGGTGTCGGCACCCTTCTTCGAAGACTTCGCCGTCGGCATGGTCGTTCGCGGCTGGGGATGGATCATCGACGCCCCGTTCGGCCAGTCCGCGGCCACGCTCATTGACCTGGTAGCCGGCGGCGGACACTCGATCCGAGGCATGGTCCTGCAGGGCGCAACCGACAACCGAATCGGCACCGGCGTGCACTGCCGCAGCACCATCTCTGGCAATTGCGAACTCCGACTATGGAAATCGGTCGGAGCGGCCGGAACCGTCGACAATTCCTGGATCGACGACACCGCGGGCAGACTCGCAGTTATAGCCGCATAA
- a CDS encoding FAD-dependent oxidoreductase, with amino-acid sequence MSFSRRSLLVGAVSGVGLTAAGALAFGDHEAAYAAGDIATVNSYRAQVVVVGGGVGGVAAALGALRNGATVVLTEETDWIGGQFTSQLVPADEHRWIEPSTGAYGQTLAYKSLRAAVRQFYKTHYPVTEAFKTNTQPNPGNAWVSRIAADPAVWRMCMWQLLMPYLAAGKLSILLGHRPVSATKNGAAITAVGLEGPDGAIREVSGSYFIEATELGDLLPVVGATSWVGREKGGPSGTNELHNTNPTEDSDDQQGFTMVMALGYDRTRADVLDHRISKPASYETHRPTFASFFAANLFDPSRDYAYADGPNFWQYRRVAALSSFTPGAFIEEVSLINYPCNDFKTGNLVGVDDAVKQANIEAAKELSLSLLYYLQYESPRPDGGGTGYPALRLRTDVTGTMDGIAKAPYVREARRLVGLGRIAEWHIGVDNRVQLLGKPADQLTAATFADSVGTGHYWIDVHPGPKNPNGLWIRSYTYQIPLFAMISRNLDNLLAGGKTINTSHITNGAYRVHPTEWNIGESAGVLAAYCLSGNTNPKTLRSTSATLTAFQSHLRAQGIQTDWPSTTRNQWLKPPTGA; translated from the coding sequence ATGTCGTTTTCTCGTAGATCGCTACTTGTCGGCGCCGTCAGTGGTGTCGGCCTTACCGCAGCGGGCGCGTTGGCGTTCGGTGACCACGAGGCCGCCTACGCCGCAGGCGACATCGCAACCGTGAACTCCTACCGGGCACAAGTCGTCGTGGTCGGTGGCGGCGTCGGAGGAGTCGCCGCAGCGCTGGGCGCGTTGCGCAATGGGGCAACGGTCGTGCTGACCGAGGAGACCGACTGGATCGGCGGCCAGTTCACCTCCCAGCTGGTCCCAGCCGACGAACACCGCTGGATCGAGCCGAGCACCGGCGCGTACGGACAGACCCTCGCCTACAAGAGCCTGCGCGCCGCCGTCCGCCAGTTCTACAAGACCCACTATCCGGTCACCGAAGCATTCAAGACCAACACCCAACCCAACCCGGGAAACGCCTGGGTGTCGCGGATCGCCGCCGACCCGGCGGTGTGGCGGATGTGCATGTGGCAGCTGCTGATGCCCTACCTGGCTGCGGGCAAGCTGAGCATCCTGCTTGGGCACCGCCCGGTGTCGGCGACCAAGAACGGCGCGGCCATCACCGCGGTCGGGCTCGAGGGACCGGATGGTGCGATCCGGGAGGTGTCCGGCAGCTACTTCATCGAGGCCACCGAGCTCGGCGACCTGCTCCCGGTCGTTGGTGCCACCAGCTGGGTTGGGCGGGAGAAGGGCGGACCCAGCGGCACGAACGAGCTCCACAACACCAACCCGACTGAGGACTCCGACGACCAGCAGGGCTTCACCATGGTCATGGCTCTGGGCTACGACCGGACCCGCGCCGACGTCCTGGACCACCGGATCAGCAAACCGGCGTCCTACGAGACCCATCGCCCCACGTTCGCGAGCTTCTTCGCCGCCAACCTGTTCGACCCGAGCAGGGACTACGCCTACGCCGACGGCCCGAACTTCTGGCAGTACCGCAGGGTCGCCGCGCTGTCCTCGTTCACGCCCGGTGCGTTCATCGAGGAAGTCTCCCTGATCAACTACCCGTGCAACGACTTCAAGACCGGCAACCTCGTCGGGGTCGACGATGCGGTCAAGCAGGCGAACATCGAAGCTGCCAAGGAGCTTTCGCTCTCCCTGCTGTACTACCTGCAATACGAGTCTCCCCGCCCCGACGGCGGCGGCACGGGTTACCCGGCGCTCCGTCTGCGTACCGATGTCACGGGCACGATGGACGGGATTGCCAAGGCGCCCTACGTCCGCGAGGCCCGCCGTCTCGTCGGTCTGGGTCGGATCGCCGAGTGGCACATCGGGGTCGACAACCGTGTCCAGCTGCTGGGCAAGCCGGCCGACCAGCTCACCGCAGCCACGTTCGCCGACAGCGTCGGCACCGGGCACTACTGGATCGATGTGCACCCCGGACCGAAGAACCCGAACGGGCTGTGGATCCGCAGCTACACCTACCAGATCCCCCTGTTCGCCATGATCTCCAGAAACCTCGACAACCTGCTCGCCGGCGGCAAGACGATCAACACCAGCCACATCACCAACGGCGCCTACCGGGTTCACCCCACCGAATGGAATATCGGCGAGTCCGCGGGAGTGCTCGCGGCCTACTGCCTCAGCGGCAACACCAACCCCAAGACCCTGCGCAGCACCTCCGCCACGCTGACAGCCTTCCAGAGCCACCTGAGGGCACAGGGCATCCAAACCGACTGGCCAAGCACGACGCGCAACCAGTGGCTCAAACCCCCGACCGGCGCCTAG